The nucleotide window aatttttttgtttgggaatgttttatttaaatatgttatttgttctttagaTTATTCCAAGAAAACTTGTAAATCAATTTATCTAATGGAGCCCATGAAGGTTAATCCCGAACTGATAGAATCGGTGCTAAAGTACTTGGTGGAGGGAGAGCATAATTGGCCCAGAGAGGgtacaattttgatatttttacctGGTTTACAGGAAATTCAAAGTGTTCATGAGGCTTTGTGTGATAGTGCAATGTTTGGACCAAGGTAAGTTTGATTTTAAAACCGGTTGTTAAACAAAACAGttaacattttcatatttattttccagATCTAATAACTACATTTTGGTACCACTACATTCCACCCTGTCCAGCGATGAACAAGCCGCTGTCTTCCGTCCCGCCCCCAAAGGCAAAAGAAAAATAGTGTTAAGCACAAATATAGCCGAAACTTCAGTGACCATAGATGACTGTGTCTTCGTCATCGATTATGGTCTAATGAAAGAGAAACGTTTCGATTCCAATCGTAATATGGAATCCCTAGAACTAGTCTATGTATCACGAGCCAATGCCAATCAACGTAAGGGACGCGCTGGTCGCGTTATGCCTGGTGTTTGTATACATCTCTATACCCATCATcgtttcaaatataatttcttgGCTCAACCGGTACCCGAGATACATAGAGTTCCCCTGGAACAATTGGTATTGCGTATAAAAACATTGCCCAACTTTGAGGGTCTCAATGTGGTCGAGGTATTGGGTCAAACTCTAGAACCACCCACCGAAGAAAATATTGTATCGGCTGTGACAAGGCTGCAAGATGTGGGCGCCTTAGATGAGGATCAACAGTTAACACCGTTGGGTCATCATTTGTCCGCTTTGCCGGTGGATGTTAGAATAGGCAAATTAATGTTGTTTGGTGCTATTTTCCAGTGTTTAGACAGTATTTTAACTATAGCTGCCTGCTTATCACACAAATCACCCTTTGTCAGTCCGTTCAATAAACGGGCCGAAGCCGAAAGACGTAAACGAGAATTTACTTTGTGTAATAGTGATCATTTAACTTGTTTGTTGGCTTATAAGGTAAATGGTGAATTATATGTAATAgagaatttgtttattttgaatcTTTTATTTTCCAGAAATGGTTGGAGGTTTCTAAACGTAATTTCTTTGCCAGCCGTAATTACGCCGATGAACATTTCCTCTCCTTGAAGACTTTACAAACCATTTCCGAAGTTAAATATCAGTTTTTGGAACTTTTGGTTTCGATTGGTTTTGTGCCCATTAATGTGCCTAGAAAACGTAAAAATGCTAATGACAATATTTTAGAATTAACGGGTAAGTAAAAgaggattttatatatttaggaATCAAACGAAAACGAATGAAAATAAACGAACGAATAAATAAACTAATGAAAAATGCACCGATTCATACgaaatcgattgaaaatgatGCGGTTTGTATGAAATCGATTGATAAGGAACCGGTTTATGAAAATCGAATCGAATGAAAAATCACCCGTTTCATATGAGATCTAATGAAATATAAACCGATTCAAATGAGAAAAGAACCGGTTCGTatggaatcgaataaaaaatgaaCCGATTCAAATGGTATCGATTGAAAAACAAAACGTTTCTAATGGAATCAAGTGAAAAATTTACCGATTCCCATGGAATCGaatgaaaaatgaaccggttcatacgAAATCGAATGAAAATGATGCGTATCGAATAAAAAGGAACCGATTCATatgaaattgaaagaaaaataaagcgGTTCATACgaaattgaatgaatatgaGTGGTTCGTATGAAATCAAATGATAAGGAACCGCATTATATGGAAtcgaatgaaaaattaaccggttcatatGGAATCGAATGAGAAAAGAACCGTTTCATATGGAATCGAATGGAAAATTAACCGATTCATatggaatcgaataaaaaattaaccggttcatacgaaatcaaatgaaaatgaaCCGATTCATAAGAAATCGAGTGAAAATTATCTGGTTCgtatgaaataaaatgaaaaagaagCGATTCATATGGAatcgaatgaaaaattaaacgatTCATATGGAATCCAATGAAAAATGTACcggtttgtataaaaaaatcgaaccaaaatgaaccggttcatatgtaatcgaataaaaaattaaccggttaaCATGGAAtcgaatgaaaaattaaccgattCATATGGAAtcgaatgaaaaattaaccggttcatacGAAACCTAATGAAAAATAAACCGATTCAAATgagaaatgaaccggttcatatgaAATCGAATGAAAATGAACCGATTCATAtggaatcgaataaaatattaaccgGTTAATATGGAATCGAATGAAAAAAGAAGCGATTCAAatggaatcgaataaaaaattaaccgaaatgaaatattaatacgaaatcaaatgaaaataaaccgATTCATTCGAAATCGAGTTAAAATTATCTGGTTGGTATGTGAATCGAATGAAAAGGAACTGATTGATAtggaattgaataaaaaattaaccgattCATGCGAAatctaatgaaaaattaaccgattCATATGGAATCGAATGAAAAATGTACCGGTTCATATGTAATCAAATGAAAATGAACCGTTTCATATGAAATCGAATGAAAATTAACCGATTCATatggaatcgaataaaaaattaaccggttaaTATTGAATCGAATGAAAATATAACCGATTGATATAGAAtcgaatgaaaaattaaccggttcatacGAAATCGAAtgaaaatgaaccggttcatatgaaatcgaatgaaaattaatcgattaaaatggaatcgaataaaaaattaacctgTTAATATGGAATCTAATGGataatgaaccggttcatatggAATCGACTGAgaaattaaccggttcatatggaatcgaatgaaaaataaaccGTTTCGTATGAAATCGATTGAAAAATAAACCGGTTTGTATGAAAACGAATTAAAATTAACAGGTTCATATGGAatcgaatgaaaaataaaccAGTTCATATAGAATCGAATCAGAAGTGAACCGGTTCGTATGAATTCGATtgaaaattaaccggttcataaAGAATAGTCTGAAAAATGAAGCGAATCACATAGAAATTtcattgttttatatattttttccaaatttttgtcacaaaactaattttctttaaaaactttttaaatttttcttccagGTACCGACTTAAACATCAATGGCGACAATAATCGTTTATTAATATCCCTCCTGTGTGCTTCCCTGTACCCCAATATTGTTAAAATCATGACACCCGAAAGAAGTTACATACAAACGGCCGGTGGCGCCATGCCCAAAATGGCCACTGCCAGAGATTTACGCTTTAAGACACGAGAAGACGGTTATGTAGCCATTCATCCCTCCTCCGTCAACTCCGATGTGGGCAACTTTCAATCGCCGTTCCTGGTGTATCAGGAAAAAGTGAAAACCTCACGCATTTTCATACGTGAGTGCAGTATGTTGCCCTTAGTACCCTTGGTATTATTTGCTGGATCCGATCTCAAAATCGAATTGCATGATGGTGATTTTCTATTTCTTTTGGAAGATGGTTGGATTATAATAAAGGCTCATAATCATGAGACAGCTGAAATGATACAGTGTCTGCGCAATGAATTGTTAAAGCTGTTGGAGGAGAAAATTCGTGATCCTTGTTTGAATTTATTGAATCATGAGAATGGatgtaaaattatacaaaatattgtttacttgattggtaataataattaaaaggtTCTCGATTTAGTGagacaaatttcatttaaaatatttttttcattgagATTAATTAAACACAAAAGGAAATTATTGAATGTTGTaatgttgtatttttaatttagcaaatttatttttaaattgtattaaattaaatatattttgtatataaaatacttgattaaatatataaacaaaataaaaacgaattggaaatattaaatttaattggtaGACAATACGTACTACTTTTTACACTCTAAAATGGACAATTTGCGAAGcatcgaaaatttcgaaattaagttcgaaacactttttattaaattctaaaattaacattttgacAAACtttgaaattaagttcgaaaaatttcaaaatcatttagaatttaaaaaatttgttaaaattaaaattttgggaacttcgaaattaagttcgaacatttttttaatttatttggaatctttataattaaatactaaaaagacaaaagttacaaaataaagatttcaatactctaaaattaacattttagaaaacttcgaaaaaattatgtttcaaGATTTTGAATCAATTTTCATACGAAATGGAAAGGAAATTAATTGGTTCATATGAAATCGAatgataaatatgtatgttcatACGAAAGCGAATCAAAAATGAACcgcttcatatagaatagcatgaaaaattaACTGCTTCATACGAAATCGATtgaaaattaaccggttcgtaTGAAAACTCATGAAAATGAACAGTTTTATATGGAATTGAATGCAAAATGAAGCAGATCTTATGAAatcgaatgaaaaataaatcggttcatacgaaatcaaatgaaaaatgaaccggttcatatagaatagcatgaaaaattaTCTGGTTCATACGAAATCTATtgaaaattaaccggttcatatgaaatcaaattaaaaataaatccgTTCATACGAAAtcgaatgaaaaattaaccggttcgttTGAAATCTTAtgaaaatgaaccggttcatatggAATCTAATGAAAAATTAAGCAGCTCATAAAGAAAtcgaatgaaaaattaaccggttcacaCGAAATCGAATGAAAAATGGACTCGTTTATAcgaaatcaaaagaaaaattaactgTTTCTTatggaatcgaataaaaaattaatcagtTGATATGAAatcgaaagaaaaattaatcagTTCATATAGAATTGCATAAAAttgaaccggttcatatttaaaaatcataaaaatcatgaaCACTTTAAGTATGCGCTTCAACAAGTTACAATCAGAAATAAATGTCGGAAAAAGGTCAACTTTTAAAAGTTCACAGATAACTTTtcactatcagcccaattatgaataaaaattccccgggagttttttcccttttcctattcaaattcaatgggaaaaaaatcctgcggaattttttattcataattgggctgtataaaaattctatttagCTGAAATTTGATGAAATGAgattaaaatttcacaaaataatttaaaaaaaatgtaaatttcttaacaaaacactTTACTATAGatatggttgttgttgttgttgcgacATTTCCGTTGCTGGCGCAGATTCCTGCCAGGGAAAACTTTCCGATGATACAGCAACAATCTTTGGTTTGTGGAGACTAGACTCCTTAGGTAGCGTATAACCGGATAGTTGATTATAACCATTGCTAGTAACAACCGTTTGCGTCTCATATCTTGCCTTTTCAATTTGTAGATTtaataactcaatttttttgttcttcaaCTCCTCCTCCCACATTTGTCGTTTTGCATTCAACTCTTTTTCCCATAAATGACGTTCGGCAGCACGTTTTTCctcatttctatagaaagttttctGGGCTTTAGACGCTCTTACATCAGACGCATCACAATTTGAAGCCCTGCAATTTTTGACCACCACACTTTGTTCGGGTGATCTTTTGGAGTTTGTGGAAAATGTTGGACAATTTGTAGGCGGTGTTAGTTGTTTTTCAGGTGTATGTGTCAATTGTACTATGGGTTCATATTGGTGCGTATCATCCTCAACTTCATCATCTAACACTTCAGTTTTACATTTAACTTTGTTTACCTTACGCTTGACAACTTCATTAGTTATTATTTCATTACTATTCCCCTCAAAACTGTGCTCCATTGAAGAGGCACCCATGGCTAATAAATCAACTAAACGATTTATGGCAACCGAACGAACTTGTGAACAACTGCAAGATGCTTCACCATTCTCCAGATAATCTCCGCGCTTTTGTGATGCCATTATTAGTTTAGCCTTCTTTTTCATGTTTTCATATTTCTCCCGTAACATCTTTGCCGTCCGGTAAGTGTCCGTCTGATTGCTAAATTCTTGTTGGATGCTTTCCCATGcttcatttttttgtttactggTATAGCCATCCAATTTTTTCGTCTCGATTATTTCTATATGGTTTTCTATCAATGACACCAGGAAGTCTTCTTCTTGGGCGGAAAAGTTTTGGCCTCTATAATAATGAAGAAAAATCACACACTTTAATAATGTGGACTACTTTTTCCATTAATCTGTAGTTTTACTTGCCGTGTACGTTTCTCTTTCATTGTGCTCCAAGCCTTGCAGTGGAAATGTTGCAACTACTTTAGTTCCTTGCTTTAGTTggttacaataacaacaaatatttgtaactgaaaaacgtttttttttcttttattttaaataaacctgtgataacaattaaaattttatatattagtgtttttttaaataaaacctgaGGTTATTATTAAACCACAAGTTATACTAACCCACAACCAGTGATGCCAGcagcaaatttaacaaaaaaagcaaTTTGATTTGCccacaaaatccattttttattccCAAAAGGTGGGTGGTATATTCAAAAGAGATGGTGGTATATTGAATATATCACTCCGTTTGTAACCCTATGTCTATACAAAattgttgtcaagataaaaaattatcaggtacagtctccatttattagtattattgcttcgttatgacaaaattattaatgcttttgctcagaaaaaattgtcttgacaacaaatgtcatttattgttacgataaatatttgtcaagtatagacaggggtaACACATCATATCACACATCATTGcggcaataaatattgctacgttaaaaaaaagtctaacggggtcaaatcgcacgatctcggtggccGCTTCACATCGTATTCATGTAAAAACTCTAATAATAATGATCTTATATAGCGATATTTTATAAACTGAAGCttgtttattgaaatataattaagaaaaatCTGATTTTATTGTATGGGAGAAAATAGTGGATTTTCAGGAAGTCTACTGGCAACACTAGTtattctacaacaacaacaacgaataGTAGTGACCGGGGATGGAAAAGTCAACACAATCGTaattatttgatattatttGCCACAAATGATTACACTGATACGATACAAATAACAGTTCTCAAAAAAGTAATATCGAACCGTATGGATATTTTAAAGTTCTACAACCACTTTTCGATGCAAGAGAAAAAATACGATTTTCAATAGGCAACGAGTGTGATTTAgccattttcttttgtttgttttctattgccGTATTACCAGACCAAGCTGATTCATATCTGAGTAATCTGTGCTATTTGCAGGTATTCCTGtcaaatgttgagtttttactagggttccataagtagattattcgaacaattgactttttgctgaaaatttgaaatgacgaaattgacttttttggccaaaatagtcgataaaaatcgaaaaacacTAATATGTATTGGAAAAAAGTCGACatctttcaaaaatttaaaaaggtcttagttcgaaaagtcgactttttaaaaatcgaaaagtcgataaaaatcaaaaactcaAATATGTAATGGAAAAAAGTCGACatctttcaaaaatttaaaaaggtcttagttcgaaaagtcgactttttaaaaatcgaaaagtggataaaaatcaaaaactcaAATATGTAATGGAAAAAAGTCGACatctttcaaaaatttaaaaaaaagttgaagttcgaaaattcgaccttttaaaaatcgataaaagtcgaaaagtcaatttttttttttgcaaaatcccaCTAAACACAAATATCCCTTAATGTGGCAGCCTCAGCCTTTCTCTCATTTCgtacagagttgtattttgtatttgtttttctaaatttccACGACTGGAACAACTGCATCGGCAGCGCAAAAACCGCACGGATTTTCCAGTTTGTCAATCAGACCTTTCAAACACCCCATCTAATTTACACGGGGTGTTTGTCAGTCATGGTTAAGCAGGGAAAAGTCAAATGGTCAGTCAGGTAAGGTTTACATGTGTTCGTGTGAGGTGACTGTTTGAAGAGGTTTTCTGTCGcagaatttgttttttgtgGAAATCAAAAACAGTTGTTTCGCCATTTTTTGTTGCtaatttggaaatttctgaGAAACACAAATCAGTTGTAACAAGTGTGTCGGAGCAACaggttgtgttatttttttttatgtgttGTAAAAAGTGTTTAATATCTAATTAAATTGccgttattattattttataaatatcaagTACAGTTTTTGagtgaaaaatataataaagaagGTAAGtgtaatatttaagaaaaacttaTTAATCAATCTTTTAAATtcattacaaatttataaaacgatttttgtatggaaattttgttttataaaaatgcgTTCTTTACAATACAACGACTATTTCAAGAAACGGAAAACTTTTGGGCAGGTCCCTatattgaaaaatgtatccgATTATCAATTTGTTACCTACACCCGCATGGACCGGGAAACATTTAATtccttaattaaattaattaagtcATTTGCTTCATGTAACGAAAATGCAATCAAATTAGATGAAAGATTAGGCGTAACATTAAGATTTTTGGCAAGCGGGAACAGTTATACGGACTTATCGTTTTTGACAGCAATTTCCCCAACCTCTATTGCTCGTATTGTATTGGAAATTTGCCAAGCGATAAACAAAGgcctaaaaaatattattaaagtaacGTAGTTTAGTAGGATaaactaaatttgtattaaattaaaaaatattttacagctACCAACTGATGAAAGGTAGTGGAAAATTGAGAGCGAACAATTTAATGAACGCTGGAATTTTCCACATTGCCTTGGAGCCATTGATGGGaaacatatcaaaataaaaaaaacctgttGGGTCTGGGGACATGTACTTGAACTACAAAGGGTACCACTCAATTGTGCTGATGGCAATTGCAAATGCCAACAAAGAGTTCTTAATGGTGGACATTGGAACAAATGGCAGAGGGCAGGGAGATGCCAGCCTAATAGGAAACACgcaatttttttccgatttagtTAGCAACAAGCTAAAAATTCCGCCAcccgaacatttaaaaaacagcaaaataacGGCTTCATATGTGTTTTTGGGGGACTCGGCAtttccaataaaggaaaatctGATAAAACCGTATTCTTACTACTCAACAGATAAAgacaaaattacatttaattataGGCTGTCGAGAGCGAGGGTAGTAGTGGTGGAATGCGCCTTTGGAATATTATCAAATCGATTTCGAATTTTGCATACAACAATCAATCTCTCACCAGACAAAGCTACACTTATAACGATGACTTGTTGCAAATTACACAACTTCCTacaaaagagaaaaataaatgCAAGTAGTGATtaagatattgatttgaatttaccaaagtttattttaaaaacggtTGCCGATACTGTTTGCGATAATGCAACAGAAAATCGtgctaattttaaaaaatatttcaatacaattGACATATTAACACACTAATgccaaatttgttttattttccaattcaaAGTCGAGTTCTACAAACAACAAATCATCCATTTTTAATAGTAAGTATTATAATAAATGGTCAATAAAAAGTTATTTGTCACatgtctttattttttattttccagaCTTTAAAATATTCCTTCCAAACCAACTTTGCTTCGTAATGCAGTATGTAAATGGAGGAGAATTATTCTCTCGTGTAAGTTGTGAAAGCCTGCTGGCCGGTCTTTTGGCAAAAGATCCAAAAAAAACGTTTAGATGGCGGACCAGGTGATGTGAAAGAAATTCAAGTACATCCTTTCTTCGCCAGCATTAATTGGACTGATTTGGTGCAGAAAAAGGCAAGTAATTGAATAATTAcgaaatttacatacatataaacatagcACACAAATAagtctaatttttattaaaagttctaaattttatttaagtgtTTCATGATTGAttacataataaaaattttaatgtttattttatagatCGAACCGTAACTTCAGATACTACGGATACACGTTATTTTCACAAAGAATTCACAGGTGAAAGTGTTGAACTGACTGACGCCTCCTGATCCCACGGGTCCTTTGGGTTCAATTGCAAAAAAGTAAGCAACATCTAcgtattttaaatacatatttatgtatacatTACAATCATTAACAATT belongs to Calliphora vicina chromosome 4, idCalVici1.1, whole genome shotgun sequence and includes:
- the LOC135958691 gene encoding uncharacterized protein LOC135958691 → MKEKRTRGQNFSAQEEDFLVSLIENHIEIIETKKLDGYTSKQKNEAWESIQQEFSNQTDTYRTAKMLREKYENMKKKAKLIMASQKRGDYLENGEASCSCSQVRSVAINRLVDLLAMGASSMEHSFEGNSNEIITNEVVKRKVNKVKCKTEVLDDEVEDDTHQYEPIVQLTHTPEKQLTPPTNCPTFSTNSKRSPEQSVVVKNCRASNCDASDVRASKAQKTFYRNEEKRAAERHLWEKELNAKRQMWEEELKNKKIELLNLQIEKARYETQTVVTSNGYNQLSGYTLPKESSLHKPKIVAVSSESFPWQESAPATEMSQQQQQPYL